A genomic window from Streptomyces broussonetiae includes:
- the prfB gene encoding peptide chain release factor 2, which yields MAVVDVSEELKSLSSTMESIEAVLDLDRMRADVAVLEEQAAAPSLWDNPDEAQKITSKLSHLQAEVRKAEALRGRIDDLAVLFEMAEEEDDPDTRAEAESELAAVRKSLDEMEVRTLLSGEYDSREALVNIRAEAGGVDAADFAEKLQRMYLRWAEQRGYKTELIETSYAEEAGIKSTTFSVQAPYAYGTLSVEQGTHRLVRISPYDNQGRRQTSFAGVEVLPVVEQSDHVEIDESELRIDVYRSSGPGGQGVNTTDSAVRITHLPTGIVVSCQNERSQIQNKATAMNVLQAKLLERRRQEEQAKMDALKGDGGNSWGNQMRSYVLHPYQMVKDLRTEFEVGNPEAVFNGEIDGFLEAGIRWRKQQEK from the coding sequence GTGGCAGTCGTCGATGTATCCGAAGAGCTGAAGTCCCTCTCCTCGACCATGGAGTCGATCGAGGCCGTCCTGGACCTCGACAGGATGAGGGCAGATGTCGCCGTGCTCGAGGAGCAGGCGGCCGCGCCGTCCCTGTGGGACAACCCGGACGAGGCGCAGAAGATCACGAGCAAGCTCTCCCACCTCCAGGCCGAGGTCCGGAAGGCGGAGGCGCTTCGCGGCCGGATCGACGACCTCGCCGTCCTCTTCGAGATGGCCGAGGAGGAGGACGACCCGGACACCCGTGCCGAGGCCGAGTCCGAGCTGGCCGCGGTGCGCAAGTCGCTGGACGAGATGGAGGTGCGCACCCTCCTGTCCGGCGAGTACGACTCGCGTGAGGCGCTGGTCAACATCCGCGCCGAGGCCGGCGGTGTCGACGCCGCCGACTTCGCCGAGAAGCTCCAGCGCATGTACCTGCGCTGGGCCGAGCAGCGTGGCTACAAGACCGAGCTGATCGAGACGTCGTACGCCGAGGAGGCCGGCATCAAGTCGACCACCTTCTCCGTGCAGGCGCCGTACGCCTACGGCACCCTCTCCGTCGAGCAGGGCACGCACCGCCTCGTGCGCATCTCGCCCTACGACAACCAGGGCCGCCGTCAGACGTCCTTCGCGGGCGTCGAGGTGCTGCCCGTGGTCGAGCAGTCCGACCACGTCGAGATCGACGAGTCCGAGCTGCGCATCGACGTCTACCGCTCCTCGGGCCCCGGTGGCCAGGGTGTCAACACGACCGACTCCGCGGTCCGCATCACGCACCTGCCGACCGGCATCGTGGTCTCCTGTCAGAACGAGCGCTCGCAGATCCAGAACAAGGCCACGGCGATGAACGTCCTCCAGGCCAAGCTGCTCGAGCGGCGCCGCCAGGAGGAGCAGGCCAAGATGGACGCCCTCAAGGGCGACGGCGGCAACTCCTGGGGCAACCAGATGCGTTCGTACGTCCTGCACCCGTACCAGATGGTCAAGGACCTGCGCACCGAGTTCGAGGTCGGCAACCCGGAGGCCGTGTTCAACGGCGAGATCGACGGGTTCCTCGAGGCCGGAATTCGCTGGCGCAAGCAGCAGGAGAAGTAA
- a CDS encoding serine/threonine-protein kinase: protein MARKIGSRYTANQILGRGSAGTVWLGEGPDGPVAVKMLREDLASDQELVGRFVQERTALLGLEHPHIVTVRDLVVDGNDLALVMDLVRGTDLRTRLERERRLAPEAAVAIAADIADALAAAHAAGVVHRDVKPENVLLDMQGPLGPGGAHPALLTDFGVAKLIDSPRRTRATKIIGTPDYLAPEIVEGLPPRASVDIYALATVLYELLAGFTPFGGGHPGAVLRRHVTETVVPLPGIPEELWQLLVQCLAKAPASRLRASELAARLREQLPMLVGMPPLDVDEPDQSEEPAAQEQAPSAPAGDEPVRRRGAVSLVPGAKPDSNRDTHTSMRVPGPDELAGGAHGTARAPRATGAPRPGSARHRAAMRRRRITLGVAGVVVAAVVGVGAWLASSGGGDQQPAQDTHSTSAP from the coding sequence GGACCTGGCCTCCGACCAGGAACTCGTCGGACGCTTCGTCCAGGAGCGCACCGCGCTGCTCGGCCTGGAGCACCCGCACATCGTCACCGTGCGCGACCTCGTGGTCGACGGCAACGACCTGGCCCTGGTGATGGACCTCGTCCGCGGCACCGACCTGCGCACCCGGCTGGAGCGCGAGCGGCGGCTCGCCCCCGAGGCGGCCGTGGCGATCGCCGCCGACATCGCCGACGCGCTCGCGGCGGCCCACGCGGCCGGGGTCGTCCACCGGGACGTCAAGCCCGAGAACGTACTGCTGGACATGCAGGGCCCGCTCGGCCCCGGCGGCGCCCACCCGGCGCTGCTCACCGACTTCGGCGTCGCCAAGCTGATCGACTCGCCCAGGCGGACCCGCGCCACGAAGATCATCGGCACTCCGGACTACCTGGCCCCGGAGATCGTCGAGGGCCTGCCGCCGCGCGCGTCCGTCGACATCTACGCCCTCGCGACCGTGCTGTACGAGCTGCTGGCCGGCTTCACCCCCTTCGGCGGCGGCCACCCCGGCGCGGTCCTGCGCCGGCACGTCACCGAGACCGTCGTACCGCTGCCCGGTATCCCGGAGGAGCTGTGGCAGCTGCTCGTGCAGTGTCTGGCCAAGGCGCCCGCCTCCCGGCTGCGGGCCTCGGAGCTGGCGGCGCGGCTGCGCGAGCAGCTGCCGATGCTGGTCGGAATGCCCCCGCTGGACGTGGACGAGCCGGACCAGAGCGAGGAGCCCGCGGCCCAGGAGCAGGCCCCGTCGGCTCCGGCCGGCGACGAGCCGGTACGGCGGCGGGGAGCGGTGTCGCTGGTGCCGGGCGCCAAGCCGGACTCCAACCGGGACACGCACACCTCGATGCGGGTGCCGGGGCCGGACGAGCTGGCGGGGGGCGCCCATGGGACCGCTCGCGCTCCCCGGGCCACCGGTGCGCCCCGGCCGGGCTCGGCCCGGCACCGGGCGGCGATGCGGCGGCGCCGGATCACACTGGGCGTGGCAGGGGTGGTCGTGGCGGCCGTGGTGGGCGTCGGCGCGTGGCTGGCCTCCTCGGGCGGGGGCGACCAGCAGCCGGCGCAGGACACCCACAGCACGTCGGCGCCCTGA